The Oncorhynchus masou masou isolate Uvic2021 unplaced genomic scaffold, UVic_Omas_1.1 unplaced_scaffold_2476, whole genome shotgun sequence genome contains a region encoding:
- the LOC135533582 gene encoding TBC1 domain family member 1-like isoform X2 gives MGEEEAFNMLQFLMYYMGLRKQYRPDMVILQIQMYQLSRLLHDYHRDLYVHLEQHEIGPSLYAAPWFLTAFASHFPLGFVARVFDMLFLQGSEVIFKVSLSLLGSHKPLILQHDSLESIVDFIKTTLPNLGLVQMEKTINQVCEMDLSNQLQAYEVEYHVLQDELCDTPAHLNQSQRTAQLERTNQSLRQQNLDLLEELQVSQARACRLEGQVEGLAQSEALLRERVFDLEEERNGLRSAVTHLHTLLAALGIHTHTTHGDFNLDPHTHSAADTDGQRDGQRDGQRDGQRDGQRDGVPPREGLRLGQGTAMSSPLLPHPLALPEH, from the exons atTCAGATGTACCAGCTGTCCCGTCTCCTCCATGACTACCACAGAGACCTGTACGTCCATCTGGAGCAGCATGAGATAGGACCGTCTCTCTACGCTGCTCCCTGGTTCCTCACGGCCTTCGCCTCGCACTTCCCTCTGGGCTTCGTAGCCAGGGTGTTTG acatgttgtttcTCCAGGGTTCGGAGGTGATCTTCAAGGTGTCGCTAAGTCTTCTGGGTAGTCACAAGCCCTTGATCCTACAGCACGACAGTCTGGAGTCTATAGTGGACTTCAtcaagactacattacctaaCCTGGGACTAGTCCAGATGGAGAAGACCATCAaccag gtGTGTGAGATGGACCTGTCCAACCAGCTGCAGGCGTACGAGGTGGAGTACCACGTCTTACAGGACGAGCTGTGTGACACGCCCGCTCACCTCAACCAATCGCAGCGCACCGCCCAGCTGGAACGCACCAATCAGAGTCTCCGACAGCAAAACCTCGACCTGCTGGAGGAActgcag GTGTCCCAGGCTCGTGCGTGTCGTCTGGAAGGTCAGGTGGAGGGGCTGGCCCAATCAGAGGCTCTGCTGAGAGAACGGGTGTTcgacctggaggaggagaggaacggaCTGCGCAGCGCCgtcacacacctgcacacactcCTCGCCGCGctgggaatacacacacacacaacgcacggGGACTTCAACCTGGACCCTCACACACACTCCGCTGCCGacacagatggacagagagatggacagagagatggacagagagatggacagagagatggacagagagatggcGTCCCCCCCAGAGAGGGGCTCAGACTGGGGCAAGGGACAGcgatgtcctctcctctcctccctcatccacTGGCTCTACCAGAACACTGA